A stretch of the Microcoleus sp. bin38.metabat.b11b12b14.051 genome encodes the following:
- a CDS encoding ribonuclease R family protein, with protein sequence MEFSIAALLANFTEDKLVAPKALEKKLDCNDETSQLKLQIALEALEKIGILVKDKGRYRRVAEDDVVEAKLRCSSKGFCFAIQDAEGSEDVYVRESHLSTAWNGDRVLVKIIKEGSRRRSPEGEVMLILERANPSVLARVKQTATPTGRVSYRAIPLDDRLLFELDLLANGTNLQEAIDHLVHVEVKRYPLGTHRPVGKVVQVLGSDAEAADDLDIVCCKHDLPRSFGAAVIKAAENLPSKVKKTDIKKRLDLRNILTVTFSKHELQFASTENQPAPTQEENFLSGTGENETEKEFDPTSFLSDPPIERALSIEILKSGGWQVGIHITDAAEYVQPETPLDREARKRGTAAHLGEKIIAVLPEILNERCSLQPDSERLTFSILLTLDESGELLEYEIQTSVIQVDYQLSYPEAEAILQADPDAEVHPLSSALRPFLDRINDASKAARQARIKRGAFELNLPDANSHFDDEGELGAFATAPPAQSAVSELVVLANQAVATHLQALGVPAIYRVQPMPDPADIQEFIKLSNNLGGELYLENEEEVLPFDFQRFTQQFAGLKSERVLTYLLEDTMKPAVYSTTPKPHFGLGLSDGYTRCTSPLSRYADLLVLRVLQAVFEQGRSSRTTRAKEKVNLHHSSCHGQITWNVLPPDLHHEYETEFAAAVVHLTERERVAEDAESDLQGLKKTGLMKERTGQTFQGLITGVQSYGFFVEIEVRPPESDILRVEGLVHVSSLKDDWYEYRSRQQTLVGRKNRNQYRLGDRVEVQVKSVDYYRQQIDLVAVGGGSQAFDDDE encoded by the coding sequence ATGGAATTTTCTATCGCTGCACTGCTGGCAAATTTTACAGAAGACAAATTAGTGGCTCCCAAAGCACTAGAAAAAAAACTCGACTGCAATGATGAAACCAGTCAACTCAAACTTCAAATTGCATTAGAAGCTCTAGAGAAAATTGGTATATTAGTCAAAGACAAAGGCCGCTATCGTCGAGTAGCTGAAGATGACGTAGTAGAAGCAAAACTGCGCTGTTCGAGCAAAGGATTTTGCTTTGCAATTCAAGATGCTGAAGGTTCAGAAGACGTTTATGTGCGGGAAAGTCACCTCTCGACTGCTTGGAATGGCGATCGAGTTTTAGTCAAAATTATCAAGGAAGGTAGCCGCCGCCGATCGCCCGAAGGCGAAGTCATGCTGATCCTCGAACGCGCCAACCCCTCGGTACTGGCGCGAGTCAAGCAAACCGCCACCCCCACCGGCCGCGTCAGCTACAGAGCAATTCCCCTGGACGATCGCCTGTTGTTTGAACTAGACTTGCTCGCCAACGGTACAAATCTGCAAGAGGCGATCGACCATTTAGTACACGTCGAAGTCAAACGCTACCCCCTCGGCACCCACCGCCCAGTCGGCAAAGTAGTACAGGTACTCGGTTCTGACGCCGAAGCTGCTGACGACCTCGACATTGTATGCTGCAAGCACGACTTGCCGCGCTCCTTCGGGGCCGCCGTCATCAAAGCAGCCGAAAATTTGCCCAGCAAAGTTAAAAAAACCGACATCAAAAAACGGTTAGATTTGCGAAACATCCTGACAGTTACTTTTAGCAAACACGAACTGCAATTCGCCAGCACCGAAAACCAGCCCGCCCCAACTCAGGAGGAAAACTTCTTATCGGGAACAGGCGAAAACGAGACTGAAAAAGAGTTCGACCCGACCTCATTCCTCTCCGATCCGCCAATAGAACGCGCCTTGTCGATCGAGATCCTCAAGTCCGGCGGCTGGCAAGTAGGAATCCACATCACCGACGCAGCCGAGTACGTACAGCCAGAAACCCCACTAGACCGCGAAGCCCGCAAGCGAGGCACCGCCGCCCATCTGGGAGAAAAAATCATCGCCGTACTGCCAGAAATCCTCAACGAGCGCTGCTCGCTGCAACCAGACAGCGAACGCCTGACCTTCAGCATATTGCTCACCTTAGACGAATCAGGAGAACTCCTAGAATACGAAATTCAAACCAGCGTCATTCAAGTTGACTACCAACTCAGCTACCCAGAAGCCGAAGCAATCCTACAAGCAGACCCCGATGCCGAAGTTCATCCTCTGTCCAGCGCCCTGCGTCCTTTCCTCGATCGCATCAACGATGCCTCAAAGGCTGCCAGACAGGCGAGGATCAAGCGAGGAGCTTTTGAACTAAATTTGCCCGACGCTAACTCTCACTTCGACGATGAAGGCGAATTAGGAGCTTTTGCAACGGCTCCCCCCGCCCAGTCGGCGGTCTCCGAGTTGGTCGTACTCGCCAACCAAGCTGTCGCCACTCACCTGCAAGCCTTGGGAGTCCCAGCCATCTACCGCGTCCAGCCGATGCCAGATCCGGCAGACATTCAAGAGTTCATCAAACTCTCCAACAACCTCGGAGGCGAACTGTATCTCGAAAACGAAGAAGAAGTTCTGCCCTTTGACTTTCAGCGCTTTACCCAGCAGTTTGCGGGCCTGAAGTCGGAAAGAGTTCTCACCTACCTGCTGGAAGACACCATGAAACCCGCTGTGTACAGCACAACTCCCAAACCGCATTTCGGTTTGGGGCTCTCAGACGGTTACACGCGCTGCACTTCCCCGCTTTCCCGCTACGCCGATTTGCTAGTGCTGCGGGTATTGCAAGCCGTGTTCGAGCAAGGCCGCAGCAGCCGCACAACTCGCGCTAAGGAAAAAGTCAACCTGCACCATTCCTCCTGTCACGGTCAAATTACTTGGAACGTCCTCCCCCCAGACTTGCACCACGAATACGAGACAGAGTTTGCAGCGGCGGTGGTGCACCTGACGGAACGCGAAAGGGTTGCTGAAGATGCCGAAAGCGATTTGCAGGGATTGAAAAAAACCGGATTGATGAAAGAGCGCACCGGTCAAACTTTCCAGGGTTTGATTACAGGGGTGCAGTCTTACGGTTTCTTTGTGGAAATTGAGGTGCGGCCGCCCGAGAGCGATATCCTGCGAGTTGAAGGATTAGTGCACGTTTCTTCGCTGAAGGATGATTGGTATGAATATCGATCGCGCCAGCAAACTCTAGTAGGCCGCAAAAACCGCAATCAGTATCGTTTGGGCGATCGGGTGGAAGTTCAAGTTAAAAGCGTTGACTACTACCGCCAGCAAATAGATTTAGTTGCTGTTGGCGGCGGTAGCCAAGCTTTTGATGATGACGAATAG
- the clpP gene encoding ATP-dependent Clp endopeptidase proteolytic subunit ClpP codes for MIPTVIEQSGRGERAFDIYSRLLRDRIVFLGQQVDSDLANLIVAQLLFLDAEDPEKDIYLYINSPGGSVTAGMGIFDTMNHIRPDICTICLGLAASMGAFLLSAGAKGKRMSLPHSRIMIHQPLGGAQGQATDIEIQAKEILYHKQRLNQFLADHTGQPLSRIEEDTERDFFMSAEEAKDYGLVDQVIDRRPSASRPIAAVA; via the coding sequence ATGATCCCAACAGTTATAGAACAATCCGGTCGCGGCGAACGCGCCTTTGACATTTACTCGCGACTCCTGCGCGATCGCATCGTCTTCTTGGGCCAACAGGTTGACTCCGACTTAGCCAACCTGATCGTAGCCCAATTGCTATTTTTAGACGCCGAAGACCCGGAGAAAGATATTTACCTCTATATCAACTCCCCCGGCGGATCGGTAACAGCAGGTATGGGGATTTTTGACACGATGAACCACATCCGTCCCGATATTTGCACTATTTGTCTTGGTTTGGCCGCCAGCATGGGCGCTTTTCTGCTGAGTGCGGGCGCTAAAGGCAAGCGGATGAGTTTGCCTCACTCCCGGATTATGATCCACCAACCTCTGGGCGGAGCTCAAGGACAAGCTACCGATATTGAAATTCAGGCGAAAGAGATTTTGTACCACAAACAGCGCCTGAATCAATTTTTGGCAGATCATACCGGTCAGCCGCTTTCTCGCATTGAAGAAGATACTGAACGCGATTTCTTTATGTCGGCTGAAGAAGCAAAGGATTATGGTTTAGTCGATCAAGTGATCGATCGCCGTCCTTCTGCTAGCCGCCCGATCGCTGCTGTGGCGTAA
- a CDS encoding DUF433 domain-containing protein has protein sequence MMNAIIPIPTVHSDPDILGGTPVFIGTRVPMKTLLDYLEAGDSLNEFLDHFPSVSREQAIALLAMIRSPHNNVD, from the coding sequence ATGATGAACGCCATAATACCTATACCTACCGTTCATAGCGACCCTGACATTCTAGGGGGAACTCCTGTATTTATCGGTACTCGCGTTCCGATGAAGACTTTGCTGGATTATCTCGAAGCTGGTGATTCGCTCAATGAGTTTCTTGACCATTTTCCTAGTGTCAGTCGCGAACAAGCGATCGCACTTCTTGCAATGATACGATCGCCACATAACAACGTTGATTAA
- a CDS encoding GNAT family N-acetyltransferase, which produces MSAQFKLLTDRLILRPLTRTDVSSIQAAASVRQIADTMISIPHPYPDGESERYIARQTADFEAGHSVTFVIEQRFKNTFNGIIEVRDIEREHSQAELSFWLAVESWGQGYMSEALKPVLRFGFEQLELNRLYAYHMVRNPSSGQVLRKNGLVYEGMLRQRVRKWEMFEDVALWAILRNDWCVAVAQKPELAVG; this is translated from the coding sequence ATGAGCGCTCAATTTAAACTACTGACAGATCGATTAATTTTGCGTCCGCTCACTAGGACAGATGTCTCCTCAATCCAGGCTGCTGCTAGTGTTCGTCAGATTGCTGACACCATGATTTCGATTCCTCATCCCTATCCTGATGGCGAATCAGAGCGATACATTGCTCGACAAACGGCTGATTTTGAAGCGGGACATTCTGTCACCTTTGTCATTGAGCAGAGATTTAAAAATACCTTTAACGGAATCATTGAAGTTCGAGACATTGAACGAGAGCATTCTCAGGCTGAATTGAGTTTTTGGTTAGCCGTTGAATCATGGGGACAGGGATATATGAGCGAAGCCTTAAAACCAGTGCTGCGATTTGGATTTGAACAATTAGAACTCAATCGACTCTACGCTTACCACATGGTAAGAAATCCAAGTTCCGGGCAAGTTTTGCGGAAAAATGGGCTGGTGTACGAAGGAATGCTGCGCCAACGAGTACGCAAATGGGAGATGTTTGAGGATGTAGCCTTGTGGGCAATTTTGCGGAATGATTGGTGTGTTGCAGTGGCACAAAAACCAGAGTTAGCGGTTGGTTGA
- a CDS encoding DUF5009 domain-containing protein, giving the protein MRLKSLDVFRGIAIASMILVNNPGSWKQVYPPLDHAEWHGCTPTDLVFPFFLFIVGCAMSFSLSKYTQTTKKLETLESEITETQQPTQSDKHPLPSSDFRRTSTNIYWRIARRAAILFVLGLLLNTSSIALDVLLNGAPIANFGKIRIMGVLQRIGLAYFISAIAILNLSPRNQKLLAVAVLLGYWGALFVFAVGGYTAYALTPEGYVGGAVDRLILGSQHLYKGGPFDPEGLLSTLPASVTVLIGYFTGEWLRVQPIKTRTSLNLAIGGLCCLVIGRLWGFSFPINKQLWTSSYVVFTAGWALLLLAACYETIEVRKWQWGRPFEIMGLNAIFLFVASGIVARILLKTHIGGDKTAPTTYTWIYENWFVPWAGQLNGSLAFGVTAVLCWWLILYGIYRRGWQIKI; this is encoded by the coding sequence ATGCGCTTAAAATCCCTTGATGTTTTTCGCGGAATTGCGATCGCCTCCATGATTCTAGTCAACAACCCCGGTAGTTGGAAACAGGTGTATCCGCCGCTAGATCACGCAGAATGGCACGGGTGCACGCCGACAGACTTAGTGTTTCCGTTTTTCCTGTTCATCGTGGGCTGCGCGATGTCCTTCTCGCTGTCAAAATACACTCAAACTACTAAAAAACTAGAAACGCTAGAATCTGAAATTACAGAAACACAGCAACCAACACAATCAGACAAACATCCTCTTCCTTCTTCCGACTTCCGTCGGACTTCTACAAATATTTACTGGCGAATTGCGCGGCGGGCGGCGATTTTATTTGTATTAGGATTGCTGCTAAATACATCGTCGATCGCCCTAGACGTACTTTTGAACGGCGCCCCGATCGCAAATTTCGGTAAAATCAGGATTATGGGAGTATTGCAGCGCATCGGTTTAGCATATTTCATCAGTGCGATCGCGATTCTCAACCTTTCCCCCCGCAATCAAAAACTGCTCGCGGTTGCGGTGCTTTTAGGCTATTGGGGGGCTTTGTTCGTATTTGCTGTAGGGGGGTACACTGCATACGCACTGACGCCGGAGGGATATGTAGGGGGAGCTGTCGATCGGCTAATTCTCGGCAGCCAACACCTGTACAAAGGCGGCCCCTTCGATCCAGAAGGACTGTTAAGCACATTACCAGCTAGCGTGACAGTGCTGATCGGCTACTTTACAGGAGAGTGGCTGCGCGTACAGCCAATCAAAACCCGCACGAGTTTAAATTTAGCGATCGGCGGCCTATGTTGCTTAGTAATCGGTCGTTTGTGGGGATTTTCCTTTCCGATTAACAAACAACTGTGGACGAGTTCTTATGTAGTGTTTACTGCTGGTTGGGCGTTGCTCTTGCTAGCGGCTTGCTACGAAACAATAGAAGTACGAAAGTGGCAATGGGGGCGGCCGTTTGAAATTATGGGATTGAATGCAATTTTCTTATTTGTTGCCTCTGGTATTGTCGCCAGAATTTTGTTGAAAACTCATATCGGTGGTGATAAAACTGCTCCAACTACCTACACTTGGATTTATGAAAACTGGTTTGTGCCTTGGGCTGGGCAGCTCAACGGTTCTCTAGCTTTTGGGGTGACTGCGGTGTTGTGTTGGTGGTTAATTTTGTATGGAATTTACCGCCGAGGTTGGCAGATTAAAATTTGA
- a CDS encoding adenylate/guanylate cyclase domain-containing protein — translation MSEATKNVFAAGDGELIAALDDELIFAAEEEPQELVIEASWKILIVDDEIEIHNITKLALNEFTFEKKPIEFISAYSGKEAKEMIQAHPDIALILLDVVMETEEAGLEVVKYIRDILDNKVVRIILRTGQPGQVPEDVVIVSYDINDYKTKTELTNKKLFTTVVTALRAFRALTQIEASKSELERIAIASARFVPREFLKFLKIESIVDARLGDSVQAEMTIMFADIRSFTSLSESMSPRENFEFLNSYLSRVGPVIRQYSGFIDKYIGDGIMALFPNSAEDAVQAAIEMQQQVKIYNKHRQNSGYQPISIGIGLHTGTLMLGTIGEAERMESTVISDAVNLAARVEGLTKLYGVGIVASVQTLCRIDDPQNYKCRFLDRVQVKGKQTPVAVFEIYDGDSDVMIELKAQTQTYFEQGIFFHYQQQFVQARQMFLRVLQVNKYDKAASFYADRCEMLMKNALIMNLEGIEI, via the coding sequence ATGTCAGAAGCTACTAAAAATGTGTTCGCTGCGGGCGATGGCGAATTAATCGCGGCGTTAGACGATGAATTAATATTTGCCGCAGAAGAGGAACCCCAAGAACTGGTAATAGAAGCGAGTTGGAAAATTTTAATTGTAGACGATGAAATAGAGATTCACAATATTACAAAACTAGCTTTAAATGAATTTACATTTGAAAAGAAACCGATCGAATTTATAAGTGCTTATTCTGGCAAAGAAGCTAAAGAAATGATCCAAGCCCATCCAGACATAGCATTGATTTTACTGGATGTAGTGATGGAAACAGAAGAGGCAGGCTTGGAAGTTGTAAAATACATTCGCGATATTTTAGACAATAAAGTAGTGCGGATTATTTTACGCACGGGACAGCCGGGACAAGTGCCAGAAGATGTAGTAATAGTCAGTTACGATATTAACGATTACAAAACTAAAACAGAACTGACAAACAAAAAGTTATTTACCACGGTTGTAACAGCATTGAGAGCATTTCGCGCCTTGACTCAAATCGAAGCCAGCAAAAGCGAACTGGAAAGAATTGCCATAGCTTCCGCTAGATTCGTCCCCCGAGAATTTTTAAAATTTCTTAAAATAGAAAGTATTGTTGATGCGAGATTGGGAGACTCTGTACAGGCAGAAATGACGATAATGTTTGCCGATATTCGCTCATTTACAAGTTTGTCTGAAAGTATGTCTCCCCGAGAAAACTTTGAATTTCTCAACTCTTACTTAAGCCGAGTTGGCCCAGTTATCCGCCAGTACAGCGGTTTTATAGATAAATACATTGGTGACGGGATTATGGCTTTGTTTCCCAACAGTGCAGAAGATGCCGTGCAAGCAGCAATCGAGATGCAGCAGCAAGTTAAAATTTATAATAAACACAGGCAAAATAGTGGCTATCAACCTATTTCGATTGGGATTGGGTTGCACACGGGAACTTTAATGTTGGGTACGATTGGGGAAGCGGAACGGATGGAAAGTACGGTAATTTCCGATGCTGTGAATTTAGCGGCCCGGGTGGAAGGATTGACAAAGCTTTATGGAGTTGGTATTGTAGCTAGCGTTCAGACTTTGTGCCGGATTGATGACCCCCAAAATTATAAGTGTCGGTTTCTCGATCGCGTTCAAGTAAAAGGAAAACAAACACCAGTTGCTGTATTTGAAATTTACGACGGCGACTCGGATGTGATGATTGAACTAAAAGCACAAACGCAAACTTATTTTGAACAGGGTATTTTTTTTCACTACCAGCAGCAATTCGTGCAAGCAAGGCAAATGTTTTTGCGCGTCTTGCAAGTCAACAAGTATGATAAGGCAGCATCTTTTTATGCCGATCGCTGCGAGATGTTGATGAAGAATGCACTGATTATGAATTTGGAAGGAATAGAAATTTAA